The Oleidesulfovibrio alaskensis DSM 16109 DNA window ATCTGCCCTGTGACGGAACCGGACGTGATGCGCATATGCGGTGCCTGCCCGTATGCCGGACGGACTCCCTGCACACCGATACTCTATGCATCCGGCGCTGTTCCGGTTATGCTGCACAGGTACAGTCAGCGGCTGAACGCGCCGGACACACCCAAAATACCGTGAGGTCGAACCATCATGAAATACATCCTCTTTGAAGATTTTTCCGGCATGCCGGTTCCTTTCATTTTTCCCGACAGAGTCGACCATGCCGACATGCGCGAACAGATGCCCTATACTCTCGTGCTGGCAGCAGGGTATGTCCACATGAGGCAAGGACAGTTCTACTGCCACGGCGGAGCACCGGAACTGGAAGCAACCGCACGCACGGAAGACGCGGCAATCATCCGCGACTTTTTTCTGCGTGACGAAGCGGAGTAACGCACGGTTTCATGCATCCGCTCATCACCATTGCCGGAACCCACAGCGGGTGCGGCAAAACAACAGTCAGTCTGGCACTTATGGCTGCCTTGCGCCGCGCCGGATTTGCCGTGCAGCCGTTCAAGGCAGGGCCGGACTTTATTGATACGGGGCACCACGGCACCGTAACCGGACGGCAGGGCCAGAATATTGACGGCTGGATAATGGGCCGTCAGGCGTGCTGTGAACTGGTATCACGCGCCATGAGCAATCCCGCGGGGCATCCTGCGGACATCGGTGTCATTGAAGGCGTTATGGGCCTTTTTGACGGCGCGTCCGGCTCGTGCGACAGCGGCTCCACCGCGCAGCTGGCCTCATGGCTGCAAGCCCCCGTGGTGCTTGTTGCGGATGCACGCTCCATGGCCCGTTCCGCCGCGGCGCTGGTGTCCGGTTATGTCCGGTTTGACCCGCATCTGCCGTTTGCAGGCGTTATCTTCAACAGGGTGGGCAGCAGCAACCACCGCAGTCTCATTGCCGAAGCCATGCGCACGGCATGTCCGGACATTCCCGTGCTGGGCTTTCTGCCACGCGATGAATCGCTGGAAATACCGGCCCGCCATCTGGGACTGAACACCGCGGCGGAATCTCCGCTGACAGCCGGAGTGCAGGACAGGCTTGCCCGCTGGTTCACGGCCGGAGTCAGTCTGGACAGCATTCTGACAGCAGCGCGTCGGGCAGCAGCGTCTCGGGCAGCAACGCGTCAGACCGCAGAATGTCAGGCAGCAGAACGTGCCGGACAATGTGTTACGCGGCAGTCCGGTTCAGCACCCGACGGCATTGTACAGTCCCGCAGCACTGCACAAGCGCCTGTCCGCATCGGCGTTTCAGCCGATGAAGCATTCTGCTTTGTCTATGCTGAAAACCTGCGGTTGCTCCAATCAGCCGGTGCCGAACTGGTCTTTTTTTCACCGCTGCATGATGCGCACCTGCCTGCTGGCCTGCATGGGGTGTATCTGACTGGAGGCTATCCGGAACTTCACGCGGACAGACTGTATGAAAACACCCTGATGCGTACCGCTGTATATGATTTTTCTCTCGCCGGAGGCATAGTGTATGCCGAGTGCGGCGGCTTCATGTATCTGATGCAGCAGCTGTACGACCAGCAGGGAGCATCGTGGCCCATGTGCGGCTGCCTGCCTTTTTCATGCGCCATGGGCACACGCTTCAGGGCGCTGGGCTACCGGCAGGTACGCACCACTGCGGACTCGCCTCTCGGCGCGGCAGGCACAGTCCTGCGCGGGCACGAATTTCATTACTCGCACCTGTGCGCGCCGCCCGCCGGAGACGATACAATGAATATTACCAACATCTATGACGCCACAGACCGCAACGGCACGCCCCTGAACAGAGGTACCGGCGACGCCCCCGCAGCGGCAGGCCACCTGCAGCGCAACACTCTGGGGTCTTACGTGCACCTGCACTTTGCATCCTGCCCCGACGCGGCCCGCGCTTTTGTCGGCGCATGCCGCCGTTCATCCGTAACCACGCCCTGACAGCGCAACATCCGCAGTGCCGGAGGAAAATATATGGATACCCCCGTTCTTCAGCAATGCTTCGCACC harbors:
- a CDS encoding cobyrinate a,c-diamide synthase, with product MHPLITIAGTHSGCGKTTVSLALMAALRRAGFAVQPFKAGPDFIDTGHHGTVTGRQGQNIDGWIMGRQACCELVSRAMSNPAGHPADIGVIEGVMGLFDGASGSCDSGSTAQLASWLQAPVVLVADARSMARSAAALVSGYVRFDPHLPFAGVIFNRVGSSNHRSLIAEAMRTACPDIPVLGFLPRDESLEIPARHLGLNTAAESPLTAGVQDRLARWFTAGVSLDSILTAARRAAASRAATRQTAECQAAERAGQCVTRQSGSAPDGIVQSRSTAQAPVRIGVSADEAFCFVYAENLRLLQSAGAELVFFSPLHDAHLPAGLHGVYLTGGYPELHADRLYENTLMRTAVYDFSLAGGIVYAECGGFMYLMQQLYDQQGASWPMCGCLPFSCAMGTRFRALGYRQVRTTADSPLGAAGTVLRGHEFHYSHLCAPPAGDDTMNITNIYDATDRNGTPLNRGTGDAPAAAGHLQRNTLGSYVHLHFASCPDAARAFVGACRRSSVTTP